One Rosa chinensis cultivar Old Blush chromosome 5, RchiOBHm-V2, whole genome shotgun sequence genomic region harbors:
- the LOC112202352 gene encoding uncharacterized protein YraH — protein MASNLNPAFAYTVVYVKDVAKSAAFYSKAFGYAVRRIDESHRWGELESGQTTIAFTPQNQHETDDLTGKVQKPSSGSERQQVEVCFAYPDVDAAYKRAVENGAVAVSAPEEKEWGQKVGYVRDPDGIVVRMGSYVNEPKQG, from the exons ATGGCGTCGAATCTAAACCCAGCATTTGCCTACACGGTGGTGTACGTGAAGGACGTAGCCAAATCCGCAGCCTTCTATTCCAAAGCCTTCGGCTACGCCGTACGTCGTATAGACGAGTCTCACAG ATGGGGAGAGCTTGAAAGCGGACAGACGACGATAGCTTTCACGCCGCAAAACCAGCACGAGACGGACGACCTCACCGGAAAAGTTCAGAAGCCGAGCTCCGGGAGTGAGAGGCAGCAGGTTGAGGTTTGCTTTGCGTACCCCGACGTCGACGCGGCCTATAAA AGGGCGGTGGAGAACGGAGCGGTGGCGGTCAGCGCGCCGGAAGAGAAAGAGTGGGGCCAGAAAGTGGGGTATGTACGAGATCCCGATGGGATCGTGGTGAGGATGGGAAGCTACGTCAACGAACCGAAGCAGGGTTAA